Within Gemmatimonadaceae bacterium, the genomic segment ACCAACGAACCGACGCATACCCACGAACCAACGCATACCCACGAACCGACACTGAAGAAGCCGCGTAAACCACTCCGGCTGTGGCCCGGCGTGATCGCCGCGGCGCTGCTGGGGCTGGGCCGTTTTGTCGTTCCCATCGTCGCACCCGAGGCGGCCCTCTACGGGTTGCTCGGCGCTGCCTTGGGCATATTGGGTATTGTCGTGTGGTGGTTGTTCTTTAGCCGCGCGCGTTGGTTCGAGCGCTTGGGCGCCCTCGTACTGATGGTCGTCGCGTTGTTCGCTACATTCCGCATCGTCCACGTATCAATTGCGAATGGGGCCATGGGGTATTTGTTTCCTGTCCTGGCCGTCCCGGTTCTTTGCCTCGCCTTAGTAGCCTGGGCGGTGGCCACCCGTCGTCTTTCTGACAGACTTCGGCGCGCGTCGCTGTTGGTGACCATCCTGCTCGCGTGCGCAGTGTTCACGCTCATACGGACAGGTGGCTTCACAGCCAACTTCGATAACGATTTCGCGTGGCGGTGGTCGAAGACTCCCGAGGAGCTGCTCCTGGCCCAAGCCGGCGACGAGCCGACAAATCCTACGTCAGCTCCGGCAGCGGCGAAGACGGGAGCCGACTGGCCCGGTTTTCGCGGGCCCGGACGCGACAGCATCATTCGCGGCGTGCGGATCGAGACGGACTGGTCGAAGTCGCCGCCGGTCGAGCTGTGGCGCCGGCCGATCGGACCGGCCTGGTCGTCCTTCGCGGTCCGCGGCGACCTCCTCTACACCCAGGAGCAGCGCGGTGACGACGAGGTCGTCGCCTGCTACAACGTGACCACCGGCAAGCCGGTGTGGAGACACAGCGACGCGGCCCGGTTCTGGGAGTCGAATGGTGGCGCCGGCCCGCGCGGGACGCCGACCCTTAGCAACGGTCGCGTATACACATTTGGTGGGACCGGAATCGTGAACGCGCTCGACGCCGGTAACGGCGCCGTCATGTGGTCGCGCAATGCGGCGTCCGACACCCAGACGAAGGTTCCGGGCTGGGGTTTTGCGAGCTCGCCGTTGGTGATCGACGACGACGTCATCGTCGCCACCGCGGGTACGCTCGTCGCCTACGACCTGGCCACCGGCGAGCCGCGCTGGTTCGGCCCGAAAGGCGGCGGTGGCTACAGCTCGCCACATCTAGTGACGATCCATGGAGTCCCGCAGATTTTGTTGCTGAACGGAACTGGCGCGACCAGCGTTGCGCCATCCGATGGCAAGCGACTCTGGGAACACCCATTATCGAGCAACACCCGCATCGTGCAGCCGGCCCTGACCGCAGACGGTGACATTCTGGTCAACGACGGCGAAGGAAACGGCATGCGCCGCATTGCAGTCGCGCACGGACCCGGTGGATGGACCGTCGCAGAGCGCTGGACCTCGGAGGGGCTGAATCCCTACTTCAACGACTTCGTCGTTCATGATGGCCATGCCTTCGGCTTCGACGGCAGCAACATCGCGTGTATCGACCTCAAGGACGGCCAGCGCAAGTGGAAGGGCGGACGCTACGGTCACGGCCAGCTCGTCCTGTTGCCCGACCAGAACTTGCTGCTGCTGTTGTCGGAGGAAGGTGAGCTGGCGCTGGTCGGGGCAACCCCCAACCAGTTCACGGAGCTCTCGCGGTTCCCGGCGATCAAGGGCAAGACATGGAACCACCCGGTGCTGGCTGGCGATGTACTGCTGGTTCGCAACGGCGAGGAGATGGTCGCGTTCCGACTGTCCCTCGCGGGCCGCTGAAGGGAGTTGCCTTCGCGGCCATCGCGGCTGGGTGAATTGAATCACTGGACTCAGAAACCCTTACATTCTTGCTGCGAGGCGAACACCTGACTATGCCTGAAAGAATTGAGCGTGGCTTATGGCCTCATCCGCCGATCAAACTCGCAGATGTTGTGCGTCATCTTGCTAGAGTCCTTGAAGCCGAGAAATGGTTTCCGCGTGAGTGGAAGCCTGCTGTTCCAGGTGGAGCTGTTTGGGAAGGCGGCGTAATCGAGCGTCAATCACCATCGAGATATATCTATCGGGCGCAAAGACATCATCCTATTAATCCGAATTTGCTGGCAGAACAAACCGAGAAGACATTTACCTCATCGGAGGCTGCTGCTCATTTTTATCCGAAATGGGATTTGAATCTGCCGGGAGATTTAGATGGGTGGAATGTTGTCGCGTAGAAGCCGCCCAACGAATTAAGGATTCTTGTCGCGCGAGTCTTCGAGCCGCGACAAAATCGGGGGTTGAACTGAATCCGCGGGTCAAGTTACGTTGTTTGGAGTTTCAATGCCTTTTTGCGTGAGGTGAGTGGCGAGCTTGCTACTTCTGAGCCGGAGGATTGAGCCGCTTCGAGGCGGCCAGAAGCGCGGGGCTTTCCCCATCAGCACCTGAAAGCAGATCCCCTGGCCTCACAAAAGCAGCGCCAGACAGAGGAATAGCTGGGCGCCCTATTAATACAAGGAGCGCAGCAGGCGCTCAGCGATTACCCAAACCTCGAGCGAGTATCACCATCATCATCATGGGGGCACCTTGGGTTCCGGCGGCAGCACTTCAACAAGGAGCAACTGTCCAATGCCGCAGAG encodes:
- a CDS encoding PQQ-binding-like beta-propeller repeat protein, with protein sequence TNEPTHTHEPTHTHEPTLKKPRKPLRLWPGVIAAALLGLGRFVVPIVAPEAALYGLLGAALGILGIVVWWLFFSRARWFERLGALVLMVVALFATFRIVHVSIANGAMGYLFPVLAVPVLCLALVAWAVATRRLSDRLRRASLLVTILLACAVFTLIRTGGFTANFDNDFAWRWSKTPEELLLAQAGDEPTNPTSAPAAAKTGADWPGFRGPGRDSIIRGVRIETDWSKSPPVELWRRPIGPAWSSFAVRGDLLYTQEQRGDDEVVACYNVTTGKPVWRHSDAARFWESNGGAGPRGTPTLSNGRVYTFGGTGIVNALDAGNGAVMWSRNAASDTQTKVPGWGFASSPLVIDDDVIVATAGTLVAYDLATGEPRWFGPKGGGGYSSPHLVTIHGVPQILLLNGTGATSVAPSDGKRLWEHPLSSNTRIVQPALTADGDILVNDGEGNGMRRIAVAHGPGGWTVAERWTSEGLNPYFNDFVVHDGHAFGFDGSNIACIDLKDGQRKWKGGRYGHGQLVLLPDQNLLLLLSEEGELALVGATPNQFTELSRFPAIKGKTWNHPVLAGDVLLVRNGEEMVAFRLSLAGR